Part of the Arachis hypogaea cultivar Tifrunner chromosome 6, arahy.Tifrunner.gnm2.J5K5, whole genome shotgun sequence genome, TTTTCTCTTCTAATATTGTATTTTTCATAAAAGAGAGGAAGACAAATGGTATTACAGTAAGGCTGCAACCTTGATGGGACCATATCTTAGGTTATGACAACTTAATAAATGTGAGACATCTCGGTAAGTAAATGATAATAAATGCATTGTTTGAAGTCCTTGATGGTCCATGTCTTATGTTTGACAACTTTAATGAGAGTCATTATCATGAAACTCAGAATCTCTTTATATCTCTAAGTAGATCAAAATCGATTATTGAGCTACTGCACTTTGCAATATCCACTTCTTTATCCTATATCGTTAAAACAATTATTGTGTCACTCTTCATTACAAGGTTACTAACTAACCACTTTAGAAAATAGAAcactttttttttgtgttaatgAATAAAATCAATATTATTTGGATCTGAAGCTTGCCAGACACAGTTCAATTCTTCAAATCCTGCAAAGATCACAAAAAcagtaacaaaattaattttcctAAACCAAGTAACCAACTACTTGTTCAGTTGTGATTCTGTAATTAGTAGCAGCATGAGTTCATATACATTATCTTGTTAATGAGAATTCAGATTGAGAGCCTCAGGTATTCAAGAGTGCTTGGCAAAACCATGAACTCTCTGCAACTTCCACAATGAGGTAGTGAAGAAAAACAAACATTGATGCTAAGAAAAGGAAAGAGGCCGGTAAAACTTTAAACTAACCTTGTATGGAAACATGATAGTAACAGCTGCACCTGCCAGCAAGAGAATGGAGTGACAGACATGTTCAAATTCAAATGCATGCTTTTTTAAAGGAAATTCAAATCAGTGTAGTCATAATTAATTGGAGTAACTAGAGCTTCTTTGATCAACTTCTGCTGAGAATATGCTATACACAGGTCTATGATCAGAGAATCTTGACTCCCCACGAACATAAGATAATTGGTGAAGGCCTCTCCCATGCCATAAGATTCTATCACACCTTGagaaaaaaaagcatgcattatTTTGATTGTTTTGTATTTCCATTAACCACTTCTCTGATTGATACAAGAACTAAGAACACTACCATGCTGGAGTTCTCTTTTGTTTTGAATGTCTTCCATCTCCTGCATACCTGTCTGAGTTGTTTGAATACTTGTATGTGGGAGGGAAATATATTTTCCCTTCGTTCCATCCTTCGAATACTCGACCTTGCCTCTGCTCTATTCGCAGCTGAAAGCAAAAGATATCAAATGGTGAGTAAGGTAAGATTTGAGAAAGGAGCAAAGGGGAAAAAGAAAGCAACATACTTGGTCATTCTCTAACAAGTCCTTCCAATTATGCATCTCAACAAGAGCTTTCGCCGCACGATAAGAAAGGGCTACCCGATAATTTAAATCCCCCAGCCAAATTATTCGGCTACACAAGTTAAATTTAGATTCAGAATTCCAAAGACTAATGATAGGATCATAGAGGTGAAGAGCTTACTCATGTTCCAGAATTGTCTGAGGTGAATAATGGTCACTGGTGCCTTGGACAAGGGGAAACCTTGTCTTTCTCAGAATTTCCATTACATCTAAGTTTCTCCTTAGCTCATCACCATCCTTTTGCCCTGAAGTCAAATGACTACAGATGAAACAAAAGCTTGTTTGGTGCAAAGACATGCTAATTGATATTGAACCCTGGACATAACAATATACAAGACTATgagattttcttaatttttttcccCTTAATTCAGCCATGTTAGAATAGAATATGACCAAGTCAAATGCACCTTGTTTCCAAGATATCCCATCAAACCTCTGCCAACAGAAGACACCTTCAAGCTGTGAATATAATCTCTGATATCACTTTTCACCCAAACTGTTAGAAATATCCCCACCATTTGCTTACTAGCAACCAAACAATATCTCGGTTGCCCTGTCTGTTTCTCAACATCCTCCATAGGGAAACAACCGCTATATTGCACTGGCGAATATGATGCCGTAACTGGGGAGTCCCCAGCTCCATTTTCATCATCTGAAGAACCCCATCGGTAGTCACTAGGCCTGTGAGCATATATCATTCTATCACAGACGCTGAGACGCCGATCAAAGCTCGGTTGTGGCAGTGAGATGTCACTATCCATTTTCATACTATGACTCAAGGATTGGAAAGACCTTCTATGGAGGAAAGAGGTTGTCTTCTGCCTCATTGATCCCTCAAAATCAGCTTCAATCTCTATAATAGGATCAGAGAGTGGTGATGGAGTGTGGCATCCACCACTTGTTCCTGGAAGACTGTTAAGGGTCTTCCTAATAAGTGTAAGCCATTTCCTTGCAGGGCCATTGTCTTCTGTTCCCAAAATGTTACCAGCATTAAGAGGTACAATTTCTTGAAACCTGAGGccaaaaagaaaatgcaaaaaatttCTCAGCAAGAAATGTTGCAGAACAAAAGGTGACTTACACATTATACAACCGGCATTAGTAATTTACCCAAGAACATAGATATCAGCGGGTGGAGAGGTGTGAAGCCAATCTTCAAGGTTCAAATAACTTGGAGGTGACTTCCCTGCTACATTCCAAGTGGCAACAAAGATTCTGCATGCAGAAGGAATAAAGAACTCAATAAAACAGAAGATCcttagttgttgttgttcttgttgttATAACATGATAGTTTAGTACAACAAAGAGCTACATGAACCATACCTATAATTATACACTTCTGTAATCTGAGCTTCATCAAGGTCATTCTTACCTCTATGAATTCTGTCTGAGAATCTTCTGCTTGGTTTATCTGAATTTCAAATGAAGATCAACTAATGAGATTAGTAGGAGACAATAGCAGCCAAAAAAGTCAACAAATCCCACTAAGTGTGGTCCGCTACATGCATATTAATAGACACAAAATTCTGAGATTGTAGCAGCAAAAAAGCTGTATTCAAAAATTCATTTTATCTTTTACCAATTTGGAGGGGTttggggttgggaatggtgtggTCCAAGGTGATAGATATCAAGGTTTAAGAAATTGAACCTGTTTTGCTTTTTTTGATGGTGCATGCCTCCTTCTCTGAATAGTTGCTCTTCCTCTCTTCATCAATACCTGAAAAAGGAAaaaccataaagtaaataaagCTGTGCTCTTTCCACTGTTATTTAATCATGTCACTCAATCAAACACAgcacaacaaaacaaaacaaacaatttTTTTTGGGGGTACCAATAATGGTAGGAAAAACCATGGAAGCTGGAAAACACATAACTAAGGGtaaatcaaataaacaaagaaagaaaagaaaagaacattGCTCACAAAAGCTAAACAGAATTGAGGGTGTGTTATTGAAAAGATGTATGTATAGTTAACTAGTCTATccatttaaaaagtaaataaaaaaaatctttttaaatgaaAGCTAAGAATCCCAATTCTAGAGTTCTAGATTGCATTGAAGCCATGTGGAAAATTGGTCAATTACCTTGATAAAGGACATCATCATCAACGTCATCATCTGCTTGAAAGTTATCAGTTTTGCACTTGATATTGAACCACTTCTTGACCAATGTCTTGGGCCATGAAAGCTTCACCAAATAAAGAAGAGAGTAAGCAATGGCTATGGCAGAATGCAATTGCAAATGAAGCTTGGAAGCACAAATGCCATTTTTCTTAAATCAAACCTTGCTTTTCTTGGAGTTCTCATCTCTCATTGTTGTTGGAACAACTTCATATATCTTTATGGAGTTAGTGAGTGATATGAATATCTGTTagttattccttttttttttaaaaaattcttttttcctACTTAAATAGGGAAGCTAAGTTTATATTGAATTGCTGGTTATGTTGATGTATCTATtcaaacatataaaaataaggtagaaaaaacaaaaaagaagatggCTTTGATTATGAAAGCAATTGGGTGAAGAGGCCAAGCAGAGGAGTAAAATAGAGGAAAGAATTGAAGTAAGTCTCTGTTTCTGATCATATTTTGAGAAAATGTGGCAGCCCAGTTGGTCATCTGCAACTATCTTGAAGTTGCAGCTGTGAAGTTTGAATCTTTATGGAGAAAGGGAACTGGAAGATGAACAAGTATGAAGATCTTGGAGAAGGCCTTGAAGAAGACAAGGCAATGTAGAAGACCAGaagtagtgtgtgtgtgtgtgtttggattCTGTAATGAGTCAGAAGCagaaacagagagagagagagagaattgcaatTGCAATGCTTATATATCAATGGTGACCCACTCACACACTCACactcacccaaaaaaaaaaaaaaatacaaaaatgataAGCAAataaggctaattttttttatatgaaaaaatattggTATTGTTGTTGAAAATGAAATTATTTGATGTAGTTATATGTGGATAGATTTTATTTAGGTGAGTTTTATGGTGTTTTTGTTATGGTATCTAAATTGTCTAATTTaccttttaaagtaaaaaataaaatatttaaagtaaaaagtaaatcatgtaaaatttattaaatattatttatttatcatttttagtAACTCAAGTACAATGTGATAGGTACCATAACATTTACCTTTTACTTAATATACAAGTGTATATTAGATACCTGTCA contains:
- the LOC112696234 gene encoding type IV inositol polyphosphate 5-phosphatase 7 isoform X2, which translates into the protein MRDENSKKSKLSWPKTLVKKWFNIKCKTDNFQADDDVDDDVLYQGIDEERKSNYSEKEACTIKKSKTDKPSRRFSDRIHRGKNDLDEAQITEVYNYRIFVATWNVAGKSPPSYLNLEDWLHTSPPADIYVLGFQEIVPLNAGNILGTEDNGPARKWLTLIRKTLNSLPGTSGGCHTPSPLSDPIIEIEADFEGSMRQKTTSFLHRRSFQSLSHSMKMDSDISLPQPSFDRRLSVCDRMIYAHRPSDYRWGSSDDENGAGDSPVTASYSPVQYSGCFPMEDVEKQTGQPRYCLVASKQMVGIFLTVWVKSDIRDYIHSLKVSSVGRGLMGYLGNKGSISISMSLHQTSFCFICSHLTSGQKDGDELRRNLDVMEILRKTRFPLVQGTSDHYSPQTILEHDRIIWLGDLNYRVALSYRAAKALVEMHNWKDLLENDQLRIEQRQGRVFEGWNEGKIYFPPTYKYSNNSDRYAGDGRHSKQKRTPA
- the LOC112696234 gene encoding type IV inositol polyphosphate 5-phosphatase 7 isoform X1, which produces MRDENSKKSKLSWPKTLVKKWFNIKCKTDNFQADDDVDDDVLYQGIDEERKSNYSEKEACTIKKSKTDKPSRRFSDRIHRGKNDLDEAQITEVYNYRIFVATWNVAGKSPPSYLNLEDWLHTSPPADIYVLGFQEIVPLNAGNILGTEDNGPARKWLTLIRKTLNSLPGTSGGCHTPSPLSDPIIEIEADFEGSMRQKTTSFLHRRSFQSLSHSMKMDSDISLPQPSFDRRLSVCDRMIYAHRPSDYRWGSSDDENGAGDSPVTASYSPVQYSGCFPMEDVEKQTGQPRYCLVASKQMVGIFLTVWVKSDIRDYIHSLKVSSVGRGLMGYLGNKGSISISMSLHQTSFCFICSHLTSGQKDGDELRRNLDVMEILRKTRFPLVQGTSDHYSPQTILEHDRIIWLGDLNYRVALSYRAAKALVEMHNWKDLLENDQLRIEQRQGRVFEGWNEGKIYFPPTYKYSNNSDRYAGDGRHSKQKRTPAWCDRILWHGRGLHQLSYVRGESRFSDHRPVYSIFSAEVDQRSSSYSN